CGCCATTGGCGTGCCTTTCCATACCCGGCACGCGAACACTGGCATCAGCAGGTGAAAATCGTCATAGTCGTGGGACGCGCACGCAATCGCCGCAAGACAGCTTTCGCGCGTATCGACGGACAATTCCTCGGCTAGCTCACGGATCAAGGCAGCCTCCGGCGTTTCGCCCATCCGCACCTTGCCGCCGGGAAATTCCCAAAGCCCGGCCATGTCCTTGCCTTCGGGCCGGCGCGCGATAAGGACGCGCCCGTCCGCGTCCACCAGCGCCGCCGCCGCCACTAAAACCATCGGCTGCGTACCGTGGCGTGCTTCCCAAGCGGCGCGATCAAGGATGAACAACCGGGCCTGATGACAGCCGCACGCCGTTGTGCCTCGTTCCGCGAACCCGGCCTTGGTGAACACCCGCGCTGAGGCCGCGTTGGCAGGCAATACGCGCGCGCGGATTTCCCGTGCGTCCAGAGATTGAAATCCGTGACGAGTAAGGCGATTTACCGTTTCGGTCGCGTACCCTTTGCCCCAATAGGCGCGGCCGAGCCAAAGGGTGATTTCGCCCACGTCGCTGGTGCGGCGCAGTTCGATGAAGCCGATCAGAGCGCCAT
This portion of the Rhodospirillales bacterium genome encodes:
- a CDS encoding GNAT family N-acetyltransferase; amino-acid sequence: MAISTSTPTTAPDSACAHAPMPGVSLLARNVRLRPLVEGDTEALAKLGDDPDIAGQLAEPIASFRPDPERLFAFGIERLRDGALIGFIELRRTSDVGEITLWLGRAYWGKGYATETVNRLTRHGFQSLDAREIRARVLPANAASARVFTKAGFAERGTTACGCHQARLFILDRAAWEARHGTQPMVLVAAAALVDADGRVLIARRPEGKDMAGLWEFPGGKVRMGETPEAALIRELAEELSVDTRESCLAAIACASHDYDDFHLLMPVFACRVWKGTPMAREGQELRWIAPARLADVPMPPADAPLVSLLRDLL